A stretch of Helicobacter pylori oki112 DNA encodes these proteins:
- the murA gene encoding UDP-N-acetylglucosamine 1-carboxyvinyltransferase, which produces MDFLEIVGQVPLKGGVEISGAKNSALPILAATLLSQQEVKIKSLPQVVDIKAMALLLQNLGAELEWLDPNTLQIGAKSLHHTEATYDLVRKMRASILVLGPLLARFKKCLVSLPGGCAIGARPVDLHLKAMQQLGAEIKIEQGYIHAKAPKGLKGNDILFDKISVTGTENALMAASLAKGITRIINAAKEPEIAQLCAFLQSGGVEIEGVGSSELKIRGVENDALNLKDIQIIPDRIEAGTYLCVGAITNSQLKINHIIPNHLQAITDKLIEIGFSLDIQENSIEIYPAKKRQAFEITTKEYPGFPTDMQAQFMALATQCLGTSVIEETLFENRFMHASELQRLGANISLKTNVATISGSTELTGSDVMATDLRASSALILAALVAKGVSRVHRIYHLDRGYERLEDKINTLGAKVARLKEK; this is translated from the coding sequence TTGGATTTTTTAGAGATTGTAGGACAAGTCCCTTTGAAAGGGGGGGTAGAAATTTCTGGGGCGAAAAATTCCGCGCTCCCTATTTTAGCCGCCACGCTTTTAAGCCAACAAGAAGTCAAAATCAAATCTTTGCCCCAAGTGGTGGATATAAAAGCGATGGCGTTATTGTTGCAAAATTTAGGTGCAGAATTAGAATGGCTTGATCCTAACACGCTTCAAATTGGCGCCAAATCCCTGCACCACACCGAAGCCACTTACGATTTAGTGCGTAAAATGCGCGCTTCCATTTTGGTTTTAGGCCCACTATTAGCGCGTTTTAAAAAATGCTTAGTGAGTTTGCCCGGTGGGTGCGCTATAGGAGCAAGGCCTGTGGATTTGCACTTAAAAGCGATGCAACAACTAGGGGCTGAAATCAAAATTGAGCAAGGCTATATCCATGCAAAAGCCCCTAAAGGCTTGAAAGGGAATGATATTTTATTTGATAAGATCAGCGTTACAGGCACAGAAAACGCCCTCATGGCAGCAAGCTTAGCTAAAGGGATCACGCGTATCATTAACGCCGCTAAAGAGCCAGAAATCGCTCAATTGTGCGCGTTTTTACAGAGTGGGGGCGTAGAAATTGAGGGCGTTGGCAGCAGCGAGTTAAAGATTAGGGGGGTAGAAAATGACGCTTTGAATTTAAAAGACATTCAAATCATACCCGATAGGATTGAAGCAGGCACTTATTTATGCGTGGGGGCTATCACTAACAGCCAGCTTAAAATCAATCATATCATCCCTAACCATCTTCAAGCGATCACCGACAAGCTTATAGAAATTGGTTTTTCGCTAGACATTCAAGAAAATTCTATAGAAATTTATCCGGCCAAAAAACGACAAGCCTTTGAAATCACCACGAAAGAATACCCAGGCTTTCCCACAGACATGCAAGCGCAATTCATGGCGTTAGCCACGCAGTGTTTGGGGACGAGCGTGATTGAAGAGACGCTTTTTGAAAACCGCTTCATGCATGCAAGCGAGTTGCAACGCTTGGGGGCTAATATCAGCCTAAAAACCAATGTGGCTACCATTAGCGGATCCACAGAGCTTACCGGAAGCGATGTGATGGCGACTGATTTAAGGGCTTCTTCGGCTCTCATTTTAGCCGCTTTAGTGGCTAAGGGCGTGAGTAGGGTGCATAGGATTTACCACTTGGATAGGGGTTATGAGAGATTAGAGGATAAAATCAACACCTTAGGGGCAAAAGTTGCGCGCTTAAAAGAAAAATAA
- the galU gene encoding UTP--glucose-1-phosphate uridylyltransferase GalU, with amino-acid sequence MIKKCLFPAAGYGTRFLPITKTIPKEMLPIVDKPLIQYAVEEAMEAGCEVMAIVTGRNKRSLEDYFDTSYEIEHQIQGTNKENALKSIRNIIEKCCFSYVRQKQMKGLGHAILTGEALIGNEPFAVILADDLCISHDHPSVLKQMTSLYQKYQCSIVAIEEVALEEVSKYGVIRGEWLEEGVYEIKDMVEKPSQEDAPSNLAVIGRYILTPDIFEILSETKPGKNNEIQITDALLTQAKRKRIIAYQFKGKRYDCGSVEGYIEASNAYYKKRL; translated from the coding sequence ATGATTAAAAAATGCCTTTTTCCTGCCGCTGGCTATGGCACGCGCTTTTTGCCGATCACTAAAACCATTCCTAAAGAAATGCTGCCCATTGTGGATAAGCCTTTAATCCAATACGCTGTGGAAGAAGCGATGGAAGCAGGCTGTGAAGTGATGGCGATCGTTACAGGAAGAAACAAGCGCAGTTTAGAAGATTATTTTGACACGAGCTATGAAATAGAGCATCAAATCCAAGGCACTAACAAAGAAAACGCCCTAAAAAGCATTCGTAACATTATAGAAAAATGCTGTTTTTCCTATGTGCGCCAAAAGCAAATGAAAGGCCTAGGGCATGCGATTTTAACCGGAGAAGCCCTCATAGGCAATGAGCCTTTTGCGGTGATTTTAGCCGATGACTTATGCATAAGCCATGATCACCCAAGCGTGTTAAAGCAAATGACTTCATTGTATCAAAAATACCAATGCTCCATTGTAGCCATTGAAGAAGTGGCGTTAGAAGAAGTTTCAAAATACGGCGTGATCAGAGGCGAATGGTTAGAAGAGGGGGTGTATGAGATTAAAGACATGGTGGAAAAACCAAGCCAAGAAGACGCCCCAAGCAATCTAGCCGTGATAGGGCGCTACATTTTAACCCCGGATATTTTTGAAATTTTAAGCGAGACGAAACCGGGTAAAAACAATGAAATCCAAATCACAGACGCTTTACTCACTCAAGCCAAAAGAAAGCGCATCATCGCTTACCAATTCAAAGGCAAACGATACGATTGCGGGAGTGTGGAAGGCTATATTGAAGCGAGCAACGCTTATTATAAAAAACGCTTATAA
- a CDS encoding uracil-DNA glycosylase family protein, which produces MERFLGETYTDISLTKPQNKPLNKQVHEGIENCNLCKRHQHSKPVIGLFNPTSKLAFITLTPMLDSQLNFLNNLKAAMLESIIQKVFNYPLKDCSILSLLKCDSNSLNLEEEINACLPHLTWQLDNSASKVIVVFGEILPKHLLNLSKEESFGRIVSLKTKHFLSTHALEDMLKNPTLKKEALAHFKIALQFLNQS; this is translated from the coding sequence ATGGAGCGTTTTTTGGGCGAAACTTACACGGATATTAGCCTTACCAAGCCCCAAAACAAACCCCTTAACAAACAAGTTCATGAGGGTATAGAAAATTGCAATCTGTGCAAACGCCATCAACATTCAAAACCGGTGATCGGGCTTTTTAACCCCACTTCCAAGCTCGCTTTTATCACGCTCACCCCCATGCTGGATAGCCAATTAAACTTTTTAAACAATTTAAAAGCGGCCATGTTGGAGAGCATTATCCAAAAGGTTTTTAACTACCCCTTAAAAGATTGCAGTATTTTATCGCTCCTTAAATGCGACTCTAACAGCCTTAATTTAGAAGAAGAAATCAACGCATGCCTACCTCATTTAACCTGGCAATTAGACAATAGCGCTTCAAAAGTCATTGTGGTATTTGGCGAGATTTTGCCCAAACACCTTTTAAACCTTTCTAAAGAAGAATCCTTTGGGCGCATCGTGTCTTTAAAAACCAAACATTTTTTAAGCACCCATGCTTTAGAGGACATGCTCAAAAACCCCACGCTCAAAAAAGAAGCGTTAGCACATTTTAAAATAGCGCTCCAGTTTCTCAATCAGTCTTAA
- the aspA gene encoding aspartate ammonia-lyase: MRIEHDFIGQMEISDEVYYGIQTLRASENFFITNDKLCSYPVFIKSFAQVKKAAALANAQLGLIDEKLKIAICHACDLLIDGKYHDQFIVDMIQGGAGTSTNMNMNEVIANLALEYMGHKKGEYQFCHPNDHVNRSQSTNDAYPSALKIAIYERLSNLVAPMKALRDAFAQKAKEFAHVIKMGRTQLQDAVPMTLGQEFETYALMVDRDIEQVLDARNWVRELNLGGTAIGTGINSHPDYRSLIEKKIQEVTGRPFVMANNLIEATQSTGAYVQVSGVLKRIAVKLSKVCNDLRLLSSGPRAGLNEINLPKMQPGSSIMPGKVNPVIPEVVNQVCFAVIGNDLSVALAAEGGQLQLNVFEPVIAYKLFHSFVILGRAIETLTTKCVEGITANEKICHDYVFNSIGIVTALNPHIGYEKSAMIAKEALKSDRSIYDIALEKKILTKEQLDDIFKPENMLSPHAFKKHKD; this comes from the coding sequence ATGCGTATTGAGCATGATTTCATTGGGCAAATGGAAATTAGCGATGAAGTTTATTATGGGATTCAAACTTTAAGAGCGAGTGAAAATTTTTTCATCACCAACGACAAGCTTTGCAGTTATCCTGTTTTTATCAAATCTTTCGCTCAAGTCAAAAAAGCGGCTGCTTTAGCGAACGCGCAATTAGGCTTGATTGATGAAAAGCTTAAGATTGCGATTTGCCATGCGTGCGATTTGTTGATTGATGGCAAATACCATGATCAATTCATTGTGGATATGATTCAAGGGGGGGCTGGCACAAGCACGAACATGAACATGAATGAAGTGATTGCTAATTTGGCTTTAGAATACATGGGGCATAAAAAGGGCGAGTATCAATTTTGCCACCCAAACGACCATGTCAATCGCTCTCAATCCACCAATGACGCCTACCCTAGCGCGTTAAAAATCGCTATTTATGAGCGCTTGAGTAATTTAGTCGCTCCCATGAAGGCTTTAAGGGACGCTTTCGCTCAAAAAGCTAAGGAATTCGCTCATGTGATTAAAATGGGGCGCACCCAACTTCAAGACGCTGTGCCTATGACTTTAGGCCAAGAGTTTGAAACTTATGCGTTGATGGTTGATAGGGATATTGAGCAGGTTTTAGACGCTAGGAATTGGGTAAGAGAGCTTAATTTAGGCGGCACGGCTATTGGCACAGGGATCAATTCGCACCCGGATTATCGCAGTTTGATTGAAAAGAAAATCCAAGAAGTAACAGGTCGCCCCTTTGTCATGGCTAATAACTTGATAGAAGCCACTCAAAGCACCGGGGCGTATGTGCAAGTGAGTGGGGTGTTAAAGCGTATTGCAGTGAAACTTTCTAAGGTTTGTAACGATTTAAGGCTGCTCAGCTCAGGTCCTAGGGCTGGGCTGAATGAAATCAATTTGCCTAAAATGCAGCCGGGTAGCTCTATTATGCCCGGTAAAGTCAATCCGGTGATCCCTGAAGTGGTCAATCAAGTGTGCTTTGCGGTGATTGGGAACGATTTGAGCGTGGCGTTAGCCGCAGAAGGAGGGCAATTGCAACTCAATGTGTTTGAGCCGGTTATCGCTTACAAGCTTTTCCATTCCTTTGTGATTTTAGGGCGCGCGATTGAAACCTTAACGACTAAATGCGTGGAAGGCATCACGGCTAATGAAAAGATTTGCCACGATTATGTCTTCAACAGCATTGGCATTGTTACTGCACTAAACCCGCATATCGGCTATGAAAAATCCGCTATGATCGCTAAAGAAGCCTTAAAAAGCGATCGCTCTATCTATGACATCGCTTTAGAAAAGAAAATCTTAACCAAAGAGCAACTGGACGATATTTTCAAGCCAGAAAACATGCTAAGCCCTCACGCTTTCAAAAAGCATAAAGACTGA
- a CDS encoding glycosyltransferase family 10 domain-containing protein, translating to MFQPLLDAFIESASIEKMASKSPPPLKIAVANWWGDEEIKEFKANILYFILKQRYKIILHNNPNEPSDLVFGNPLEQARKILSYQNTKRVFYTGENEAPNFNLFDYAIGFDELDFNDRYLRMPLYYAYLHYKAEIVNDTTSPYKLKADSLYTLKKPSHKFKENHPNLCALIHNESDPLKRGFASFVASNANAPVRNAFYDALNSIEPVAGGGSVKNTLGYKVKNKNEFLSQYKFNLCFENSQGYGYVTEKILDAYFSHTIPIYWGSPSVAKDFNPKSFVNVHDFKNFDEAIDYIRYLHAHQNAYLDMLYENPLNTIDGKAGFYQDLSFEKILDFFKTILENDTIYHCNDAHYSALHRDLNEPLVSVDGLRRDHDDLRVNYDDLRVNYDDLRVNYDDLRVNYDDLRVNYEHLLQNASPLLELSQNTTFKIYRKIYQKSLPLLRAIRRWVKK from the coding sequence ATGTTCCAGCCCTTACTAGACGCCTTTATAGAAAGCGCTTCCATTGAAAAAATGGCCTCTAAATCTCCCCCCCCCCTAAAAATCGCTGTGGCGAATTGGTGGGGAGATGAAGAAATTAAAGAATTTAAAGCGAACATTCTTTATTTCATCCTAAAACAACGCTATAAAATCATTCTACACAACAACCCCAATGAACCCTCAGATCTAGTCTTTGGCAATCCTTTGGAACAAGCCAGAAAAATCTTATCCTATCAAAACACCAAACGAGTGTTTTACACCGGCGAAAATGAAGCGCCCAATTTCAACCTTTTTGATTACGCCATAGGCTTTGATGAATTAGATTTTAACGATCGTTATTTGAGAATGCCTTTGTATTACGCCTATTTGCATTATAAAGCCGAGATCGTTAATGACACCACTTCACCCTATAAACTCAAAGCTGACAGCCTTTATACTTTAAAAAAACCCTCCCATAAATTTAAAGAAAACCACCCCAATTTATGCGCGCTAATCCATAATGAAAGCGATCCTTTGAAAAGAGGGTTTGCCAGTTTTGTTGCGAGCAACGCTAACGCTCCTGTTAGGAACGCTTTCTATGACGCTTTAAATTCTATAGAGCCAGTGGCTGGGGGAGGAAGCGTGAAAAACACTTTAGGCTATAAGGTCAAAAACAAAAACGAATTTTTAAGCCAATACAAATTCAATCTCTGTTTTGAAAATTCACAAGGCTATGGCTATGTAACCGAAAAAATCCTTGACGCGTATTTCAGCCATACCATTCCTATTTATTGGGGGAGTCCCAGCGTGGCGAAAGATTTTAACCCTAAAAGTTTTGTGAATGTGCATGATTTTAAAAACTTTGATGAAGCGATTGACTATATCAGATATTTGCACGCGCACCAAAACGCTTATTTAGACATGCTCTATGAAAACCCTTTAAACACCATTGATGGGAAAGCTGGTTTTTACCAAGATTTGAGTTTTGAAAAGATCCTGGATTTTTTTAAAACGATTTTAGAAAACGATACGATTTATCATTGCAATGATGCCCATTATTCTGCTCTTCATCGTGATTTGAATGAGCCGTTAGTGTCTGTTGATGGGTTGAGAAGAGATCATGATGATTTGAGGGTTAATTATGATGATTTGAGGGTTAATTATGATGATTTGAGGGTTAATTATGATGATTTGAGGGTTAATTATGATGATTTGAGGGTTAATTATGAGCACCTTTTACAAAACGCTTCACCTTTATTAGAACTCTCTCAAAACACCACTTTTAAAATCTATCGCAAAATTTATCAAAAATCCTTACCTTTGTTGCGCGCCATAAGGAGATGGGTTAAAAAATAA
- the mqnE gene encoding aminofutalosine synthase MqnE: MDFLEKVLDNQITESKELVRLYDYDLYTLGEVADRMRQNMHQKIVYFNVNRHLNPSNICADACKFCAFSAHRKNPNPYEMSLEEILEKVKNSYNKGIKEVHIVSAHNPNYSYEWYLKVFETIKQEMPNLHLKAMTAAEVHFLSAKFNKPFELVLEDMLKAGVDSMPGGGAEIFDEEIRRKICSGKVGSSRWLEIHAYWHKLGKMSNATMLFGHIENKIHRIDHMLRIKKIQSPKNQVENKEGGFNAFIPLLYQKENNYLKVEKSPSAIEILKTIAISRILLNNIPHIKAYWATLGLNLALVAQEFGANDLDGTIEIESIQSAAGAKSRHGLEKEDLVFKIKDAGFVAVERDSLYNFIQKF, translated from the coding sequence ATGGACTTTTTAGAAAAAGTATTAGACAATCAAATTACTGAAAGTAAAGAATTAGTCAGGCTTTATGATTATGATTTATACACGCTGGGGGAAGTAGCGGATCGCATGCGCCAAAACATGCATCAAAAAATCGTGTATTTTAATGTCAATAGGCATTTAAACCCCAGCAATATTTGCGCGGACGCTTGCAAATTTTGCGCTTTTTCAGCCCACAGAAAAAACCCTAACCCTTATGAAATGAGCTTAGAAGAAATCCTAGAAAAGGTTAAAAATTCCTACAATAAGGGGATTAAAGAAGTCCATATCGTGAGCGCTCATAACCCTAATTACTCTTATGAATGGTATTTAAAGGTGTTTGAAACCATCAAGCAAGAAATGCCTAATTTGCATTTAAAGGCCATGACCGCTGCAGAAGTGCATTTTTTAAGCGCCAAATTCAACAAACCTTTTGAATTGGTGCTAGAAGACATGCTCAAAGCCGGGGTGGATTCCATGCCGGGTGGGGGGGCAGAGATTTTTGATGAAGAAATTAGGCGTAAAATCTGTAGTGGTAAGGTGGGATCTTCTCGGTGGTTAGAAATCCATGCTTACTGGCACAAATTAGGCAAAATGAGTAACGCTACCATGCTTTTTGGGCATATTGAAAATAAAATCCATCGCATCGATCACATGCTGAGAATCAAAAAAATCCAAAGCCCTAAAAATCAAGTAGAAAATAAAGAGGGGGGCTTTAACGCATTTATTCCTTTGCTGTATCAAAAAGAAAACAATTATTTGAAAGTGGAAAAATCCCCTAGCGCGATAGAAATCTTAAAAACCATCGCCATATCTCGCATTCTTTTAAACAATATCCCCCACATTAAAGCTTATTGGGCGACTTTGGGCTTGAATTTGGCTTTAGTGGCTCAAGAATTTGGTGCTAACGATTTAGACGGCACGATAGAGATAGAGAGCATTCAAAGCGCAGCAGGCGCGAAGAGCCGGCATGGTTTAGAAAAAGAAGATTTGGTATTTAAAATCAAGGACGCTGGTTTTGTTGCGGTAGAAAGGGATAGTTTGTATAATTTTATACAGAAATTTTAA
- the serB gene encoding phosphoserine phosphatase SerB, whose product MQKLAVFDFDSTLVNAETIESLARAWGVFDEVKEITSQAMNGETDFHKSLILRVSKLKNMPLKLAKEVCESLPLFDGVLELISALKEKNYKVVCFSGGFDLATNHYRDLLHLDAAFSNTLIVENNALNGLVTGHMMFSHSKGEMLLALQRLLNISKDRTLVVGDGANDLSMFKHAHIKIAFNAKEVLKQHATHCINEPDLALIKPLI is encoded by the coding sequence GTGCAAAAACTAGCCGTTTTTGATTTTGACTCCACGCTAGTCAATGCTGAGACGATTGAGTCTTTAGCGAGGGCGTGGGGGGTGTTTGATGAAGTGAAAGAGATCACTTCGCAAGCTATGAATGGCGAAACAGATTTTCATAAAAGTCTTATTTTAAGGGTTTCTAAACTCAAAAACATGCCCTTAAAACTAGCCAAAGAAGTTTGTGAAAGTCTGCCTTTATTTGATGGGGTGCTTGAGCTTATTAGTGCCTTAAAAGAGAAAAATTACAAGGTGGTTTGCTTCAGTGGGGGCTTTGATTTAGCGACCAATCATTACAGGGATTTATTGCATTTAGACGCGGCTTTCAGTAACACGCTGATCGTGGAAAATAACGCTCTAAACGGCTTGGTTACTGGGCATATGATGTTTTCACACTCTAAAGGCGAAATGCTCCTTGCCCTACAACGCTTGCTAAATATCAGTAAAGATCGCACTCTAGTCGTGGGCGATGGAGCGAACGACTTGAGCATGTTCAAACATGCCCATATCAAAATCGCTTTCAACGCTAAAGAGGTTTTAAAACAGCACGCCACGCATTGCATCAATGAGCCTGATTTAGCCCTAATTAAGCCTTTGATTTAA
- the bamA gene encoding outer membrane protein assembly factor BamA, whose amino-acid sequence MNTSVEALENDGSKPNDLTPPKEAKSQRNEAQNETSQSNQTPKEMKVKSISYVGLSYMSDMLANEIVKIRVGDIVDSKKIDTAVLALFNQGYFKDVYATFEGGILEFHFDEKARIAGVEIKGYGTEKEKDGLKSQMGIKKGDTFDEQKLEHAKTALKTALEGQGYYGSVVEVRTEKVSEGALLIVFDVNRGDSIYIKQSIYEGSAKLKRHMIESLSANKQRDFMGWMWGLNDGKLRLDQLEYDSMRIQDVYMRRGYLDAHISSPFLKTDFSTHDAKLHYKVKEGIQYRISDILIEIDNPVVPLKTLEKALKVKRKDVFNIEHLRADAQILKTEIADKGYAFAVVKPDLDKDEKNGLVKVIYRIEVGDMVYINDVIISGNQRTSDRIIRRELLLGPKDKYNLTKLRNSENSLRRLGFFSKVKIEEKRVNSSLMDLLVSVEEGRTGQLQFGLGYGSYGGLMLNGSVSERNLFGTGQSMSLYANIATGGGRSYPGMPKGAGRMFAGNLSLTNPRIFDSWYSSTINLYADYRISYQYIQQGGGFGVNIGRMLGNRTHVSLGYNLNVTKLLGFSSPLYNRYYSSVNEVVSPRQCSTPASVIINRLSGGKTPLQPESCSSPGAITTSPEIKGIWDRDYHTPITSSFTLDVSYDNTDDYYFPRNGVIFNSYATMSGLPSSGTLNSWNGLGGNVRNTKVYGKFAAYHHLQKYLLIDLIARFKTQGGYIFRYNTDDYLPLNSTFYMGGVTTVRGFRNGSVTPKDEFGLWLGGDGIFTASTELSYGVLKAAKMRLAWFFDFGFLTFKTPTRGSFFYNAPFTTANFKDYGVIGAGFERATWRASTGLQIEWISPMGPLVLIFPIAFFNQWGDGNGKKCKGLCFNPNMDDYTQHFEFSMGTRF is encoded by the coding sequence ATGAATACCAGCGTTGAAGCTTTAGAAAATGACGGCTCTAAACCAAACGATTTGACTCCACCAAAAGAAGCCAAATCTCAAAGAAATGAAGCTCAAAACGAAACTTCTCAATCCAATCAAACGCCTAAAGAAATGAAAGTCAAATCCATTTCTTATGTCGGGCTTTCTTACATGTCTGACATGCTCGCTAATGAAATTGTAAAAATTCGTGTGGGCGATATTGTGGATTCTAAAAAAATAGACACCGCTGTTTTGGCTTTGTTCAATCAAGGGTATTTTAAAGACGTTTATGCCACTTTTGAAGGTGGCATATTAGAGTTTCACTTTGATGAAAAAGCCAGGATTGCCGGGGTAGAAATCAAGGGCTATGGGACTGAAAAGGAAAAAGACGGCTTAAAATCCCAAATGGGAATCAAAAAGGGCGACACCTTTGATGAGCAAAAATTAGAGCATGCTAAAACGGCTTTAAAAACGGCTTTAGAGGGGCAGGGCTATTATGGGAGCGTGGTGGAGGTGCGCACAGAAAAGGTCAGCGAGGGTGCGTTATTGATTGTGTTTGATGTGAATAGGGGGGATAGCATTTATATCAAACAATCCATTTATGAGGGGAGCGCGAAATTAAAACGCCACATGATTGAATCTTTGAGCGCGAACAAGCAAAGAGATTTCATGGGCTGGATGTGGGGCTTGAATGATGGGAAATTGCGTTTAGATCAATTAGAATACGATTCTATGCGTATCCAAGATGTGTATATGCGTAGGGGTTATTTGGACGCTCATATTTCTTCGCCTTTTTTGAAAACGGATTTTTCTACCCATGACGCTAAGCTTCATTATAAAGTCAAAGAGGGGATCCAATACAGGATTTCAGACATTTTAATAGAGATTGACAATCCGGTAGTCCCCTTAAAAACCTTAGAAAAAGCCCTTAAAGTTAAAAGGAAAGATGTCTTTAATATTGAGCATTTGAGAGCGGATGCGCAAATTTTAAAAACCGAAATCGCTGATAAGGGTTATGCGTTTGCGGTGGTGAAGCCAGACTTGGATAAAGATGAAAAAAACGGGCTTGTGAAAGTCATTTATCGTATTGAAGTGGGCGATATGGTGTATATCAATGATGTCATCATTTCAGGGAACCAACGCACGAGCGATAGGATCATTAGGAGGGAATTGTTACTAGGGCCTAAGGATAAATACAACTTGACCAAACTGAGAAATTCTGAAAATTCTTTAAGGCGTTTAGGGTTTTTCTCTAAAGTCAAAATTGAAGAAAAAAGGGTGAATAGCTCGCTTATGGATTTATTAGTGAGCGTAGAAGAGGGGCGTACTGGGCAGTTGCAATTTGGGTTAGGCTATGGCTCTTATGGAGGGCTTATGCTTAATGGGAGCGTGAGCGAAAGAAACCTTTTTGGCACAGGCCAAAGCATGAGCTTGTATGCCAACATCGCTACAGGGGGGGGTAGATCTTATCCGGGCATGCCAAAAGGAGCGGGGCGTATGTTTGCGGGGAATTTGAGCTTGACTAATCCAAGGATTTTTGACAGCTGGTATAGCTCTACGATCAATCTTTATGCGGATTATAGGATAAGCTATCAATATATTCAACAAGGCGGGGGCTTTGGGGTGAATATTGGGCGCATGCTGGGTAACAGAACCCATGTGAGCTTAGGGTATAACTTGAATGTTACCAAGCTCCTTGGTTTCAGCAGCCCTTTATACAACCGCTACTATTCCTCTGTTAATGAAGTGGTTTCTCCAAGACAATGTTCTACCCCCGCATCGGTGATTATCAACCGCTTATCAGGCGGTAAAACCCCCTTACAGCCTGAAAGCTGTTCTAGTCCTGGAGCGATTACCACTTCACCAGAAATAAAAGGTATTTGGGATAGGGATTACCATACGCCTATCACCAGCTCTTTCACTCTTGATGTGAGTTATGACAACACCGATGATTATTATTTCCCTAGAAATGGGGTTATCTTTAATTCCTATGCGACAATGTCTGGTTTGCCAAGCTCTGGCACGCTCAATTCGTGGAACGGGTTAGGCGGGAATGTCCGTAACACTAAAGTTTATGGTAAATTCGCCGCTTACCACCATTTGCAAAAATATTTATTGATAGATTTGATCGCTCGCTTTAAAACGCAAGGGGGTTATATCTTTAGGTATAACACCGATGATTACTTGCCCTTAAACTCCACCTTCTACATGGGGGGCGTAACCACGGTGAGAGGCTTTAGGAACGGATCGGTTACGCCTAAAGATGAGTTTGGCTTGTGGCTTGGAGGCGATGGGATTTTCACCGCTTCTACTGAATTGAGCTATGGGGTGTTGAAAGCGGCTAAAATGCGCTTAGCGTGGTTTTTTGACTTTGGTTTCCTAACCTTTAAAACCCCAACTAGGGGGAGTTTCTTCTATAACGCTCCCTTCACGACAGCGAATTTTAAAGATTATGGCGTTATAGGGGCTGGGTTTGAAAGAGCGACTTGGAGGGCTTCTACAGGCTTGCAGATTGAATGGATTTCGCCCATGGGGCCTTTGGTGCTCATATTCCCTATAGCGTTTTTCAACCAATGGGGCGATGGCAATGGCAAGAAATGTAAAGGGCTATGCTTTAACCCTAACATGGACGATTACACGCAACACTTTGAATTTTCTATGGGAACAAGGTTTTAA
- a CDS encoding ferritin — protein sequence MLSKDIIKLLNEQVNKEMNSSNLYMSMSSWCYTHSLDGAGLFLFDHAAEEYEHAKKLIIFLNENNVPVQLTSISAPEHKFESLTQIFQKAYEHEQHISESINNIVDHAIKSKDHATFNFLQWYVAEQHEEEVLFKDILDKIELIGNENHGLYLADQYVKGIAKSRKS from the coding sequence ATGTTATCAAAAGACATCATTAAGTTGCTAAACGAACAAGTGAATAAGGAAATGAACTCTTCCAACTTGTATATGAGCATGAGTTCTTGGTGCTATACCCATAGCTTAGATGGCGCGGGGCTTTTCTTGTTTGATCATGCGGCTGAAGAATACGAGCATGCCAAAAAGCTTATCATTTTCTTGAATGAAAACAATGTGCCTGTGCAATTGACTAGTATCAGTGCGCCTGAGCATAAGTTTGAAAGTTTGACTCAAATTTTCCAAAAAGCCTATGAACATGAGCAACACATCAGCGAGTCTATTAATAATATCGTCGATCACGCCATAAAAAGCAAAGATCATGCGACTTTCAATTTCTTGCAATGGTATGTGGCTGAACAGCATGAAGAAGAAGTGCTTTTCAAGGATATTTTGGATAAAATTGAGTTGATTGGTAATGAAAACCATGGCTTGTATTTGGCTGATCAGTATGTCAAAGGGATCGCTAAAAGCAGGAAATCTTAA